A section of the Pithys albifrons albifrons isolate INPA30051 chromosome 4, PitAlb_v1, whole genome shotgun sequence genome encodes:
- the LOC139671411 gene encoding uncharacterized protein, with the protein MGGGVDQWEGEIGRGEAGQDRRGRCPGQRKRKKELEKGQEVAKVMKKEPECSVQPGAKASAGTKEKKKPWKVKEKPVQENIISSSLKQEAAEGKGLGSSLRNGIQAEEGSAPGSEDTRTTLPQGPSVELKDSSGSQDKPHKAGPAVRQQLLESQNGIGVPKPRDGGIASPSGDPGASEMDVGLTAVREGEEEEEDPPVPQQEGDGQALQRRKPREKKQGEKKQRKRSGK; encoded by the exons ATGGGCGGCGGCGTTGACCAGTGGGAAGGCGAGATTGGGAGAGGCGAGGCGGGGCAGGACCGAAGGGGCCGTTGCCCGGGGCAACG GAAGCGAAAGAAGGAGCTGGAAaaagggcaggaggtggcaaaggTCATGAAGAAGGAGCCGGAATGCTCAGTGCAG CCTGGTGCAAAGGCCTCTGCAGGAacaaaggagaagaagaaaccATGGAAGGTCAAGGAGAAGCCAGTGCAGGAGAACATCATCAGTAG CTCTCTGAAGCAGGAggctgcagaagggaaaggTCTTGGCTCGAGCCTGAGGAATGGGATCCAAGCTGAGGAGGGATCTGCCCCTGGGTCG GAGGACACCAGAACAACCCTCCCCCAAGGGCCCTCAGTGGAGCTGAAAGACTCTTCAGG GTCCCAGGACAAACCCCATAAAGCAGGACCTGCAGTGAGACAGCAGCTCTTGGAGAGCCAGAATGGAATTGGG GTCCCAAAGCCAAGGGATGGTGGGATTGCATCCCCCTCTGGAGATCCTGGAGCTTCGGAGATGGATGTGGGACTCACAGCTGTgagggagggtgaggaggaggaagaggatcctcctgtcccacagcaggaaGGGGATGGCCAAGCTCTGCAAAGGAGAAAaccaagagagaagaaacaaggagaaaagaagca gagaaagaggagtgGGAAGTGA